In Streptomyces sp. SN-593, a single genomic region encodes these proteins:
- a CDS encoding DUF3500 domain-containing protein has protein sequence MSHDAAPDGGRGRAAGGPDSGGLNSGSLNSGGPDSGGPDSGAGRTGGRDTGDQDIDGFFSTARVAARPEAVELPTDGHTRFLFDLDDPKLTSVRGMDYEEFTRDRYKAPFLQELLASWRALYDEPFTGVTSDGVVRPGLYDLPEHPVTDPAPQQAAQRLLAVVTDEERRSLTHPVTAREWRAWSNPEFVVHRVGLRLENLAEATVAAVLGVVRASLSPEGYARVTGAMELNAALGELVDLPAVMNARSYWFSLFGTPDPLEPWGWQLFGHHVAVNFVSVGGRHVIAPVFLGGEPALTDEHPPLFAGREATALALAGSLTARQRERAVVYASVLDPAMPAGRLHPADERHVAGAFQDNRVIPYEGIPAGELTAEQSALLRAVVADFLLLPKEPQREATLAGYDAHLDDTWFAWYGATDGSQPFYLRVHSPVVIAELDHHAGVWLSNRLPARFHVHTTLRYPNGNDYGRALVARWREREGGRGSDGGREAEGGRAGGPARGRAR, from the coding sequence ATGAGCCACGACGCGGCCCCGGACGGCGGGCGCGGCCGGGCCGCCGGCGGCCCTGACTCCGGCGGCCTGAACTCCGGCAGCCTGAACTCCGGCGGCCCGGACTCCGGCGGCCCGGACTCCGGCGCGGGCCGTACCGGCGGGCGGGACACCGGCGACCAGGACATCGACGGCTTCTTCTCCACCGCGCGCGTCGCCGCGCGGCCGGAGGCGGTCGAGCTGCCGACCGACGGCCACACCCGCTTCCTCTTCGACCTGGACGACCCGAAACTCACCTCGGTCCGCGGCATGGACTACGAGGAGTTCACCCGGGACCGCTACAAGGCGCCCTTCCTCCAGGAGCTGCTGGCCTCCTGGCGGGCGCTGTACGACGAGCCCTTCACCGGCGTCACGTCCGACGGCGTGGTCCGCCCCGGGCTCTACGACCTGCCGGAGCACCCGGTCACCGACCCGGCGCCCCAGCAGGCGGCGCAGCGCCTGCTGGCCGTCGTCACCGACGAGGAGCGCCGCTCCCTGACCCACCCGGTCACCGCCCGCGAGTGGCGGGCGTGGAGCAACCCGGAGTTCGTCGTCCACCGCGTCGGCCTGCGCCTGGAGAACCTGGCGGAGGCGACGGTGGCGGCGGTCCTCGGGGTGGTGCGCGCCTCGCTCAGCCCCGAGGGCTACGCCCGGGTCACCGGGGCGATGGAGCTCAACGCGGCCCTCGGCGAGCTGGTGGACCTGCCGGCGGTGATGAACGCACGCAGCTACTGGTTCTCGCTGTTCGGCACCCCCGACCCGCTGGAGCCGTGGGGATGGCAGCTTTTCGGGCACCACGTGGCGGTCAACTTCGTCTCCGTCGGCGGCCGGCACGTCATCGCCCCGGTCTTCCTGGGCGGCGAGCCCGCGCTGACCGACGAGCACCCGCCGCTGTTCGCCGGGCGCGAGGCGACCGCGCTCGCCCTCGCCGGCTCGCTCACCGCCCGCCAGCGGGAGCGCGCGGTGGTCTACGCCTCCGTGCTCGACCCCGCCATGCCCGCCGGCCGCCTGCACCCGGCCGACGAGCGCCATGTCGCCGGCGCCTTCCAGGACAACCGGGTGATCCCCTACGAGGGGATACCTGCCGGCGAACTCACCGCGGAGCAGAGCGCGTTGCTGCGCGCGGTGGTCGCCGACTTCCTCCTGCTGCCCAAGGAACCCCAGCGCGAGGCGACACTCGCCGGGTACGACGCCCACCTCGACGACACCTGGTTCGCCTGGTACGGCGCCACCGACGGCTCCCAGCCCTTCTACCTGCGGGTCCACAGCCCGGTGGTCATCGCGGAACTCGACCACCACGCGGGCGTGTGGCTGAGCAACCGGCTGCCGGCCCGCTTCCACGTGCACACCACGCTGCGGTACCCGAACGGCAACGACTACGGCCGCGCGCTCGTGGCCCGCTGGCGCGAGCGCGAGGGCGGCCGTGGGAGCGACGGCGGCCGCGAGGCCGAGGGCGGGCGCGCAGGCGGGCCCGCGCGGGGGCGGGCGAGGTGA
- a CDS encoding amidohydrolase family protein, producing the protein MTVVDINIHHLPEDLFSNPRILNGFLDSAPRGFGEIARVAELEDGRKQLILEKPAGFQNLNYVDGDYSAEAKLAAMDEAGVDYGIMRVPVWQEWLPLETCREVNDNAHEIVKRSGGRLFATACVPPWGGKENIYELERCVKELGVVGVQLACHYGQLYLDDPVFEPYLKVIEKLDIPVIAHHTPLPVEWRTVVDYTNLRREFGRIVDQATAVGRELFSGMFDRMPGLRFVHTMLGGNWFANTALTTPHRSNKKEAITRLDPTGGDKIHSYLENNIFFDLTHPHSWGKDQVECALKVNGADHYMFGSSFPVFYGWMSQGVEFMQKTVEITDEEREQVLSGNAKRLFRLPI; encoded by the coding sequence ATGACCGTTGTCGACATCAACATCCACCACCTGCCGGAGGACCTGTTCTCCAACCCGAGGATCCTCAACGGCTTCCTCGACAGCGCCCCGCGCGGCTTCGGCGAGATCGCCCGGGTCGCCGAGCTGGAGGACGGCCGCAAGCAGCTCATCCTGGAGAAGCCCGCGGGCTTCCAGAACCTCAACTACGTCGACGGCGACTACAGCGCTGAGGCCAAGCTCGCGGCCATGGACGAGGCCGGCGTCGACTACGGCATCATGCGCGTCCCGGTCTGGCAGGAGTGGCTGCCGCTGGAGACCTGTCGTGAGGTCAACGACAACGCCCACGAGATCGTCAAGCGCTCCGGCGGCCGGCTCTTCGCCACCGCCTGCGTGCCGCCGTGGGGCGGCAAGGAGAACATCTACGAGCTGGAGCGCTGCGTCAAGGAACTCGGCGTGGTGGGCGTGCAGCTCGCCTGCCACTACGGCCAGCTCTACCTGGACGACCCGGTCTTCGAGCCGTACCTGAAGGTCATCGAGAAGCTCGACATCCCGGTCATCGCGCACCACACCCCGCTGCCGGTCGAGTGGCGCACGGTCGTGGACTACACCAACCTGCGCCGGGAGTTCGGCCGGATCGTGGACCAGGCCACGGCCGTCGGCCGCGAGCTGTTCAGCGGGATGTTCGACCGCATGCCCGGCCTGCGCTTCGTGCACACGATGCTCGGCGGCAACTGGTTCGCCAACACCGCGCTGACCACCCCGCACCGGTCGAACAAGAAGGAGGCCATCACCCGCCTCGACCCGACCGGCGGCGACAAGATCCACAGCTACCTGGAGAACAACATCTTCTTCGACCTGACCCACCCGCACTCCTGGGGCAAGGACCAGGTCGAGTGCGCGCTGAAGGTCAACGGCGCCGACCACTACATGTTCGGCTCGTCGTTCCCGGTCTTCTACGGCTGGATGAGCCAGGGCGTGGAGTTCATGCAGAAGACCGTCGAGATCACCGACGAGGAGCGCGAGCAGGTCCTGTCGGGCAACGCCAAGCGCCTGTTCCGGCTGCCGATCTGA